TCTATCACCCGGTGAAGTTCGCCGTCTCGCCGCCGAAACTGCCCGCGCACCTGCACTGGTTCTACTGGGAAAGCTACAGCACCTGGCTGAGCGGCTTCGCGCTGTTCACCGTGTCGTACCTGTGGAGCGCCGGCACCTACCTCATCGACAAATCGCGCATGGACTGGGCGCCGCCTGCGGCCATCGGCGCGGCGCTGGGCTTCCTGGTCGTCTTCTGGCTGCTGTACGACGCCGTGTGCCGCCTGTTCGGGCAGCGCAGGAACGGCGACGCCATCGTCGGCGCGCTCGTGTTCGGGCTGGTGTGCGTGGCCTCGTGGCTGGCTTGCCACTGGTTCGCCGGCCGGGCGGCCTTCCTGCTGGTGGGCGCGATGATCGCCACGGCCATGAGCGCCAACGTGTTCTTCTGGATCATTCCGGGGCAGAAAAAGATGGTGGCCGCCATCCAGGCCGGCCAGCCCGTGGACCCGGTCCACGGTCAGCGCGGCAAGCAGCGCAGCGTGCACAACACGTACTTCACGCTGCCGGTGCTGTTCGCCATGCTGTCCAACCACTACAGCTTCACCTGGAGCCACCCGCAGAACTGGCTGGTGCTGATCGTGATGATGTTCGCCGGCGCGGCCATCCGGCAGTTCTTCGTCATGCGCCACGGCCACAAGCTCGGGCGCAACGGCAACCCGTTGCCCTACGCGCTGGTGGGCGTGGCGGCCATCGTCGGCGCCATCATGTGGATGCGGCCTGTGCCACCGGCCACCACCCCGGTGGCTGCAGGAAATGCTACTGATTTGATAGCTAAAGGAACAAGCAATCCGCCGGCATCGGGCACGATCGGCTACGAAAAGCTGCAGCCCGTGCTGGCGCAGCGCTGTTTCCTGTGCCACGGCGAGCAGGTGCAGATGAAGAACCTGCGGCTCGATTCGGCCCCGTCCGTCAAACAGCACGCCCAGGCCATCTACCAGCAGGCCGTGGTGCAAAAGCTCATGCCGATGAACAACGCCACCGGCATGACGGACGAGGAGCGCGACGTGGTGCGGCGCTGGTTCGAAGGCGGCGCACCGGTGCCCTGACGCGGGCCCGGGGGCGCTCAGTCCGTCGCGACGCGGGCGGCGGCTTTGCGTGCGCCCAGCGGGGCGCCCGACCGGGGGGCGATGGCGCGGTCTGCGCCCATCCCGCCGATGCGGGCCGGGCCGCGATCGTGGCCGTCCGCCTCCGAGTCGTCCGCCGCGTCGCGCCACGCCAGGCCGCTTGCGGCCAGTTTGGCATCGTGCTTGGCCAGGGCCGCGAGGTTGGCCACTTCTTCCGCATGCGCGATGGTGCCGGGCGTGATGCGCACCGCGCCGATCGACAGCGTGGTGCAGGTGAAAAAGCGCTTCACGCCGTGCCGGTCCTCGGCCCAGATGCCGCCGGCCTTGCGCGAGGCATCGTCGAACAGGGCCAGGGCTTCCTGCGCGAACTCGTCGACGATCCGCTGGCAGCGGTGCAGCCAGTCCGTGCTCTGGAACAGCAGCATGAAGTCGTCGCCGCCCACATGCCCCACGAAGTCGCGCTGCGCATCGCAGTGGGCCACCGCCAGGCGCGCCACCAGGCGGATCATCTGATCGCCGCGCCAGTAGCCGTAGTAGTCGTTGAACGGCTTGAAGTGGTTCAGGTCGGCATAGCAGGCGACGAACTCGGTGCCGCTGTCCAGCAGCCGCTGCATGTGCAGGCTGATGGGGATGTTGCCCGGCAGGAAGGTGAGCGGGTTGGCGTGGCGCGCCGCCTCGATGCGCGCCTCGGTCACGCTGCGCACCAGCTGGTCGCCCGTGCCCAGGCCCACGTAGCGGCCGTTGTCGGTGACGATGAAGCCGTCGTTCAGGTAGCGCTGGTCCTGCGAGGTGAGGATGCCCACGAGCTGGTCCACGTCGCAGTCGAGCTCCACCACGCGCGGTGCGTGGTTGGCGAACGCCATGCAGGGCTTGCGCCCGTGCACCTCGCGGAAGTACAGCGTGGCGTAGTGGTTCATGAACTGCTGGCGGTTGATGAGCGCCACGGGCCGCGTGCCGTCCACCACTGCCATGGCGTGCAGGTCGGCATGGGCCTTGAACAGCCCGGCCACCGTGTCGTTGCGGGTCTCCGGCGTGGCCGTGGGCGCCTGCACCACGAGCAGGTTGCGCAGGATGCCCGGCCGCACGTTCTGGCCCAGGTGGGGCAGCACGGCCACGCGGCGGTCACGCAGCGCATCGAGCGCGGGCAGCAGGATGGTGTCGCGGGGCAGCGGGGCCGGGCGGCCCAGCAGGTAGCCCTGGCCGTAGGGGATGTCGAGGTCGCGCAGGGCGCGCAGGTCTTCCTGCGTCTCGATGCCCTCGGCGATGAGCGTGGTGCCGAACACGTCGGCGATGCCCTTGATGGCCTGCAGCATCTGCAGGTTCTCGGGGTGCGCGCCCAGGTCGCGCACGAAGTATTTGTCGATCTTGACGAAGTCGGGTTTGGCTTCGGACCACAGCCGCAGGCTGGAGCGGCCGTCGCCGAAGTCGTCCAGCGCCAGCCGTGCGCCGCTGGCGTGCACTTCCTTCAGCGCGTGGCGCAGCGGCTCCATGTCGGTCACGCGCTCGTGCTCGGTGATCTCCAGCACCACCATGCGGGCCGATACGCCCATCGCCTGCGCGGCCTCGGCCAGCGAGGCGCCACCGCACAGCGCCACGCCGCGCACCAGCGCATCGGCGCTGATGTTCACGAACAGGCGGCCGGCCGCGCCCAGCACGCCCCACTGCTGCAGCGCGATGAACACGCACAGCAGCTCGAAGTCCTGCAGCAGGCCTTCTTCGCCCGCGCAGCGCAGCAGCGCATCGGGCGTGTGCAGGGGCGTGCCCTCCGGGCCGCGGATCAGCGCCTCGTGCGCGTAGATGCCGCCCTCGCGCAGATCGGCCAGGGGCTGGAAGACACAGTGCAGGCCGTCGCCGCGCATGAGCTGCGCCAGCGGCCCATGGCCGTTGCGCACCCCGGGCGACAACGCCGCCAGCAAGGCATCGCGCCGGCCCCGGGGAGATGCATCGATCATGGTTACAACCTTACACAATTTCACCGCGGACCATAGTCGTGCGCCATGACAGCGAAATGACAGGTGCCATGCCGTCGGGGATCGGCCACGCCGCTCACGGGTCGCTGCGCAGGTCGGCGTAGTCCACCGCGTATTTGACGAGCGCCGCCTGGCCCTCGATGCGCAGCTTGCGGCGCAGGTGCAGGCGGTGGGTCTCGACCGTGCGCACCGAGGTGCCCATGCGCTGGGCGATGTCCTTGTTGGAGCGGCCCTCGGCCAGCAGCTCCAGCACCGCGGCCTCGCGCGGCGTGAGCGCGCGGCCCGAAGGGGCCGGAACGGGCGGCGCCTCGCACAGCAGGGCCTGCACGCCTTCGCTGAAGTAGCGCCCGCCGGCGTGCACCGCCTCGATCGCCTCCACCAGTTGGCGTGCCGGCGCATCCTTGAGCACGTAGCCCCGCACGCCCAGCGCGGCCGCGCGGCGCACGTACTCGCCATCGTGGTGCATGGACAGCACCAGCACGTGCACCTGCGGAAAGCGGTCGCGGAACACCGTGGCCAGGTGGATGCCGCTCGCATCCGGCATGCGGATGTCGGTCACCACGATGTCCGGCAGCAGGGCGGCGGCCAGGTCCACGGCCTCCTGCACGCCGCCCGCCTCGCCCGCGACGCGGATGTGGCCCGTGGCCTCCAGCCGCATGCGCACGCCGTCGCGCACCAGCGGGTGGTCGTCCACCAGCAGCACGCGGATGGGGGCGCCGCTGCTCATGCGGGCACCTGCGACGGCTCGAACCCGGGGCAGGGCGCGTCGGTGTCGCCCTGCAGGGGCAGCACGGCCAGCACGCGCGTGCCGCGGCGGCTGGAAGCCACGCCGAACGTGCCGCCCAGGCCTTCGATGCGCTCGCGCATGTTGCGCAGGCCGATGCCGCCCTGTCCGTCGGCCTGCACGCGCTGCACGTCGAAGCCGCGGCCGTCGTCGATCACCGACAGGCTCACGCGCCGGCGGCCGAAGCGCAGCAGCAGCTCCACCTGCGTCGCGTGGGCGTGCATCTGGGCGTTGGTCAGCGCCTCCTGCGCCACGCGGAACAGCGCGGTGCCATGGCTGGTGGGCAGCGGGTGCGCCGTGCCGCGCAGCACGAACCCCACGCCGAGCGCGGTGTGCTCCTGCACCTGCTGGGCCATGAGGGCCAGGGCCGGCGCCAGGCCCAGGTCGTCCAGCAGCGCGGGCCGCAGGCCGTGCGAGACGCGGCGGATCTCCAGCAGCGCATGGTTGAGCCGGTCCAGGCCCTGGTCCAGCACGTGGTGCGGGCCGTGCGCCGCGCGCTCGGCCCACTGCACCTGGGCGGTTTCCAGCAGGAACTTGGAGGACACCAGCACCTGCACCACGCCGTCGTGCAGCTCGCGCGCCACGCGCACGCGCTCTTCCTCCTGCGAGCGCACCACCCGCTGCGCGAGCCGGCGCAGCTTGGCGCTGGCCACGCGGTGGTCGCTCAGGTTCAGCGCCAGCCCGGCCAGCCCGATCAGCACGATGCACAGCGCGGCGATGCCGTAGATGCGCCGGCGCGTGCCGTCGATGTTCTCCTGTGCGCGCAGGTCGATGCGGCGCAGCGTGTCGTGCACGTCGTCCAGGTACAGGCCGGTGCCGATCACCCATTCCCAGCCGGGCAGCGTCATCACGTAGGCGAGCTTGGGCACCGTCTGCTGCGATGAAGGCTTTTGCCACAGGTAGCGCACGAGCCCGCCGCCCTCGCGCGCCTTGGCGAGGATGAGGTTGGCCGGCGCCTCGCTCTGCGGGTTGGACGGGTCGCACAGGTCCACGCCGGCCAGCCCCATCTGCTGCGCGTCCAGCAGCACGTTGCCCTGGCGGTCGTAGACGAAGAAGTACCCGTCCTTGCCGAACTGCATGCGCGAGAGCAGGGCCAGCGCCTGCTGGTGGCGCGCCGCCGGGTCCGCCACGTCGGCCGCGATGCGTGCCATCGCGCTCTGGGCCAGCTGCACGTAATGGTGCAGTTCGGTCTCCTTGCTGTGCAGGTAGGCGGATTCGACCAGTTCCCGTTCCTGGTGCGCCAGCTTCAGGGTCTGGTGGCGCACGGTGACGGCCACGGAACCCAGCGCCACCAGGATGGGAATGGTCGACAGCAGCAAAAGCTTGAGTCGCAATTGCATGAAGGGTTTCTTGGATAGGAAAGCGATGACTATCTGCCGCCGCACGCCAATGTCAAGCGGGTTGTTTCGAGGGATCATGGGATATTCCGGGAATCCGTGAGCATATGTAAAGACGGTCGGTGCGATCGAGTGCGGCGGAGAATCACCAAAACTCAAAATGCGTCGGGGCGGCCTGGCGGTGGATTATGGAAAGGCAGATCCCATAATCACCCCGGTGGTGCCGGGCGGCGCTGCTGGCTGGGCATCGGCACCGGCTTGGTGCGCACCTTGTGAGTGCTTGCTACCGCAGCATCCGCACCGCAGCAAGGCCTGTGCAGCAGAAGCCATGCCAGACATGGGCGAGGCGGTGGTCTGCGTACTCCTGCGTAGGCGGGTCTGCGTACTACTGCGTAAGGGAAAAAGGTGCTTCGTTTTAGCGGGTGGTACTGCCTAAAATTCTTTCGCGAATCGGGATTTCCAGGACAGAAGAAGGCGCGCCGGAAGATTATGGGAAACGCGGTCGCATGGAAATGGATGGGGCCTGCCGGTTTATCCGCGCATGGGTCGAATCATTTTCATCGTCATATTCAAGTCGTTGCAAAGGACATTCCATGAATAATCGGATCCACCGCCACCGCGTGGCCTGGGCGGGCGCTGCCCTGGCGGCCTGCGTGCTGATGACGGGCTGCGCCGCGCCGTCCAAGCGCGAGGTGCTGTCCACCACGCAGATCTACCCGGCCATCGGGCCGTATTCGCAAATGGTGGCCCACGGAAACACGCTGTATTTCTCGGGTGTCCTGCCCCTCAATGCGGCGGGCAATGCGGTCAACGGCACCACCATCGAGGAGCAGACCCGCGCCGTGCTCGATTTCATGGGCGCCAAGCTGCGCTCGCAGGGCCTGTCGCACGAGGACGTGCTCTCCACCACGGTCTACATGAAGGACCTGAACGAGTTCGCCGCCATGAACAAGGTGTACGGCGAGTACTTCCGCACCGCTGCGCCGGCCCGCGCCACGGTGGAGGTGGCGCGGCTGCCGCGCGACGTGAAGATCGAAATCTCGGCCATCGTCGGCCGCCGCTGAACCGCTGTGGTCCTGCCTCCACGCCCCAAGGAGTTTTCCCATGAATGAAGCCACCCCCCTGATGGCCGCGCCCGGCGCCGCCGCTCCCCTGGACCTGTCCGCGGTGTCGCGCTGGAGCGCCAAGCGCCGCGATTTTCTGCGCGTGCTCGGCTATGGCGCCGGCGCCGCGACGCTCGGGCCCCTGGTGGCCGCGTGCGGCAGCAGCGGCGCACAGACCCAGGCCGAAGCCCTGCGCGAGCAGCTCATGCGCGACGAGGCGTTCTGGACGGGCGTGCAGGGCATGTTCGTGCTCAAGCCCGAGAAGACCTACATGAACATCGGCACCGGCGGCTCCATGCCCAAGCTGGTGCTGGAAACGTTCGATGCCGAGAACCGCAAGAAGGCGGCCGATTCCGGCAGCGGCTATGGCAACCTGCTGGACCTGCGCAAGCAGGTGGCCCCGGGCTTCGGCGTGGATGCGGACGAACTCGCGTTCTCTGCCAACACGTCCTCGGGCATGTGCCACGCCATCCTGGGGCTGGACTGGCAGCGCGGCGACGTGGTGGTCACCACCAACCACGAGCACGGCGGCGGCGACACGCCGCTCAAGATCGCCACCGATCGCTACGGCATCGAGGTCTCGCGCATTGCGCTGCCGGTGGGCAACAACCAGACGGCCGCCACCTACGTGAACCTGTTCGACGAGCGCATCCGCGCGCTCAAGGCCCAGGGCAAGCGCGTGCGCGCCATGATGTGGTCCTCGCCCACGTACAAGACCGGCACCATGCTGCCGATCGCCGAGCTGATGGCGGTGGTGAAGGCGCACGAGCTCATCAGCATCGTGGACGGCGCCCACCTGCCGGGCATGATGGCCTACAACTATGCGGAGCTGGGCATGGACTTCATGTCCGGCGCGGGACACAAGTGGCAGTGCGGCCCGGGCTCGACCGGCATCCTGGTGGTGCGCAACAAGATGCGCGCCTCCAACCCGCTGCCGCTGCCCAGGTGGTTCCCGGTGCACACCAGCTCCTACGCCGCCAAGGACCGCACCACCAACGGCACCGAGACCTACGACATCGCTGCGACCATCACCAGCTGCGGCAGCCTGCACACGCCCATGTTCATGGCGCTGGCCCAGGCCTGCGCGCAGTGGGACGGCATCGGGCGCAAGAAGATCGAGACCTACGACCTCACGCTGTCGTCCTACCTCAAGGAAAAGATCGCCGAGCGCTGGGGCGTGGATGCGCTGTATTCGCCCAAGGACGACCCCAAGCTGCTTTCCGCGCTCACCTCGTTCAATCCGTTTCCCAACAAGGACGACGTGATGAACGCGCAGAAATCCACGGCCTTCGTGGCGCGCATGCTGAGCGAATACCCGCAGGGCTTCGTGATCCGCAACGCCGACTTCCCCGTCATCGGCGCGCCGGCCAACCACTACGGCGTGCGCATCTCCACCCACCTGTGGCACGACGCGCGCGACATCGACCTGCTGGTCGACGCCATGTGGGACCTGCCGCGCAAGATCTGATCCGGCAGCGCGGCCGCATTCATAAAAAAAGCGCGGGAGGCGACTCCCGCGCTTTTTCTTTGGGGGCGCCCTGCGCGCCGTGCGGCGATCAGAAGCGGTGGCGGATGCCCACGCCGAAGCTGTTGCCCTTCGTCTGCGCCGTGATGCGGTCGTTCATGAGCATGGCGTACACGTCGGTGCGCTTGGACAGGAAGTGGTCGTAGCCCAGCGTGAAGGTCTTGCGGTCGATGTCGGTCTGCGTCATCTCGGTCTTGACCCATTCCACCAGCACCTTGCCAGCCGGGCCGACCGGCACCGAGGCGCCCAACTGCACCGTCTTGGCCTTGTTGGTGGTGTTGTCGGCCTTGGCCTCGCCGTAGCTCACGAAGGGCTTGACCAGGCCGAAGTCGTAGGCGCCCAGCAGCATCCAGTCGGTCTTCTTCGTGCCCAGGTAGGCATTGGGAACGGCGGGGTTGCTGATCTGGTCGCGCTCGTAGAAACCCGTCAGCGTCACGGGGCCGCCGAAGTAGAAGAAGTTCGCGCCGAAGTTCTTCTTGCCGTTGTCGCCCGGCTGCTCGCCGAACTGGTACTGGATGTTGGCCGAGAAGCCGCCGAATTTCGGCGTGCTGTAGACGATCTGGTTGCTCCAGCCCGTGTCGGACGGCGTGGTCGCGCCCCAGCCGGTGCCGTTGAACAGCGGTACGTTCATGTGCAGGATCAGCGGCGAGAAGGTGAACGAATCGCCGAACGGATTGCCCACCACCGAGGGCAGGAAGTTGGGCGCCATCCAGCGGCCCAGCATCACCGAGCCGAAGTCGCCCGACAGGCTGACGTTGGCATCGCGCGAGAAGAACGTGTCGTTGGCGAAGCGCCCCTGCGAGCCGTTGTCCACCTTGATGAACGAGGTCAGCTGGAAGTTGGCCTTCAGTCCGCCGCCGAGGTCTTCCGTGCCCTTGAAGCCGAACCACGAGGTCGTGAGGCCGCCGCTGTCCACGACCGACTTGCGGCCCGCATCGCCGGCCATCTTGATGGACCCGGCGAACACGTCGGCCAGACCGGTGAGCTGCACGGAGCTCTGGGCCTGCGCCCCGGCGGAACAAAGCAGCGCTGCGCCCAACGCGATCCAATTCTTTTTCATACGACTCCTGCGAAAGGGAAGAGGGGGGGAAGGGAAGGTGCCGATGGCTCGGCGGTGCACACGGGCCTTTCAACGGGCCAGGAAAAACGTGTCGATTTGCAAAGGGCTCCAAGCAAGGACCGTGCCTTCACCATTCGGCCTGTGGGGGCATGCGGCGCTCGCGGCAACCGGGCGCGGTAGCTGCGGCCAGAGCGCACCGCTTTTGACTTTGCTCAACACCGCGCGGCGGTGCTGCGGTCACAGTGGCGGCTCTATGTTTCCCTCTTCTTGCACCCCTGCACCGACCAAGACTGAGGCCCTTGCCGGCGAGGTGCTGCGCGAGCGCCACCAGCGTCCGGCCAGCGTGCTGTACCTGGACAGCGGCCGCGTGCTGCTCGGGGTGCGCGAGGATGGGCAGCTTCGGCACCAGTTGGGTGCGGTGGAGGGGCCGTGCTGGCTCGATGCCGCACCCGCGCTGCTCGGCCAGGCGTGCATGGTGGACATGGTGGCGGACACGCGCGTGCTGCTGCGCCGCATGCCGCTGGAGGCCTTCCGATCCGGCTTCGAATCGCTGCCGTCGCCCGCCCGGGCGCTGGTGTACGACATGGCGCGGGGCTACTGCCAGCAGACCGAGCTGGCCGTGAGCCGGCTCGCGCAGGACGCCGAGGCGCGTTGCGCCCAGTGGCTGCTGCGGCACGCCCAGCAAGACGATGCGGGCACGATGCGCGTGACGCTGCACCAGCGCAAGCGGCTCATCGCCGCGCAGCTGGGCATCGCGCCGGAGACCCTGTCGCGCGTGCTGCGCCACCTGCGCGACCACGGGCTCATTTCGGGCACGGGCAATGTGCTCAATCTGCCGCGGCCCGGCGCGCTGCAGGTGGTGGCCGGGGTCGGCTGAAGCGCGTTCGGCCGCCCGCGCAAGGGGCGGGGGCGGGGCGGCTGCAACGCGCGGCCGATCGGGCGGCGCGGCCATGGCGCGGCGGTGCGAAAGGGCTCAGGGTTTCCCCCGGACCGACCGAGGGTTCCACCCAACCCGCGCCCGCAGGGGGCTGCGTATATTCGTTCGCACCCCATTGCACATTCCGCCTGACAGCATGCCCTGCGCCTTTCGCCGCCCCTTTGCCAGAGGTGCTTCGTCCACGGAGCGCCGATGACGCCGCCCTCGCACGAGGCGCTCGAGGCGGAGCGGGACGCGGCGGGCGACACGCCCGGCTGGCTGCTGCCGGGCCGTCTCGTGCAGCGCCTGATGCTGGTGGCCGTGCTGGCGGTGGTGTTCGCCGGGGCGATGGCCGCCTGGACCGTGTCGCGCGCGGCCGGCGAAGAGGCCATGCGCCGCCTCGTGAGCCAGCAGACCGACGAGGTCGAAGTGGTCGCGCGGCTGCTGGCCAGCAAGATCGAGCAGAGCCAGAAGGTGCTCAGCACCGTGGCCGAGGGCATCCAGCCCGTCATGCTCGACTCGCCCTCGTCCCTCGGGTGGCTGCTGCAGCAGGGCCTGCCGGCGGTGCGTTTCTTCGATGCCATGCAGGTGGTGCGGCAGGACGGCACCGTGGCCATCAACCTGCAATACGGCCGCCTGGACAGCGGCTCCAGCCTCGATCCGGCCGAGCGCGACAGCCTGCGCCGCACCATGCTGGAAGGCAAGCCGCTGGTGTCGGGCCTGATCGGCGGGCGGCCGAGCGAGGCGCGCGTGATGTTCACGATCCCGCTGCACCGGGACGAGGGCACGGTGGTGGGCGCCGTCTCGGGCGTGCTGCGCCTGCAGTCGCAGGGGCTGCTGCCGCCCTCGATGTCGCTGCCGGCGCGCAAGGACTCCCGGCTCATCGTCTTCACGCGCGACGGCACCATCCTGTCGCACCCCGACCCCGCGCGGGTGATGGGCAGCGTGCGCGACGAGGCCGGCCTGTCGCAGGTGTTCGCGCGGTCGGGCGACAGGGACCAGCCGGTCATGGGGCGTGGCTTCACCGAGCGGCTGCCGGGCCATGTGGTCAGCCTGGCCGGCATGCCCATGACCCAGTGGACCGTGGCGCGCGTGAACGATGCACAGGCCCTGCTCGCGCCGCTGGAGGGCGCGCAGCGCCGGGCCGCCTGGCTGGCGGCCGCCCTCATCGGCGCGGCCGCATTGCTGGCCGTGGCCTGCATGGCCTGGCTGGCGCAGCCCCTCGCCCGGCTGTGCCACCGCGCCGCGCACCTGGGCGCCCGCGCGCCCGGCGCCCATGAAGACATGCCCTGGCCGCAGGGCGCCGGCGAGGTGGACGGGCTGGTGGCGGCCTGCCGCGGACTGCTCGACGAGCGCACCGGCACGCAGTCGCAGATGGGGCTGCTGCGGGGGCAACTGCAGTCCATCCTGGACCATGCACCCACCGGCATCATCATCACGCGCGGTGAGAACCTGCAGGTCGTGAGCCTGCAGGCCGGCCGCATGCTGGGCTACGAACCGGCGCAGCTGCAGGGGCGGCTGGCCCGCGTGCTCTACGTGAGCGATGCCGAGTACGAGCACCTCAAGCGGCGCGTGCGGGCGGAGTTCTCGGCACACGGCACCTTCGATGGCGACGTGTGCTTCCTGCGCCAGGACGGCAGCGCGGTGTGGGCCCGGGTGCTGGGCCGCTCGGTGCGGAACGCCTCGGGCGATGCGGGCACGGTCTGGATGCTGGAGGACCTCACCGCCGCGCGCGAGGCCCGCCGCCGCGAGGACTGGGCGGGCGGGCTCGACGCCCTCACGCAGTTGGCCAACCGCGATGCGTTCAGCCAGCGCCTGCATGCGCTGCTGGCCGACCGCGCGGCCCGCCCCGACACGGTGCAGGCGCGCCCGGGCGAGGAGGCGGGCGAGGGCGTGGTGCTGTTCCTGGACCTGGACCATTTCACCGTGGTCAACGCCATCGCCGGGCATGACGCGGGCGACGACGTGCTGCGCCACGTGGGCCGCCTCATCGAGACCCAGGTGCGGTCGGTGGGCTGGGCGGCGCGGCTGGGCGGCGACGAGTTCGCCGTGGTGCTGCCCGGCTGCCCGCTGGGGCGCGGGCTGGCCATCGCCGAGCAGCTGTGCGCCGCCGTGCGGGCGTGGGAACCCTCGTACCAGGGCCGCAGCTACACGCTGGGCGTGAGCATCGGTCTCGTGCCGCTGGACAGCAGCGTGTACGACGTGACCGCGGTGCTCCACGCGGCCGACATGGCGTGCTACGAGGCCAAGCGCGCGGGTCGCGACCGGGTCGAGGTGCGCTCGGTGCGGGGTGGGCGGTCGCAGGTGCGCGCGGCGTGAAGGCGGGCTGTGCGCCGCTGCCGCCGCATCACCGCCGCATGCTTCGCCTTCAACCCATTGGTTTGCCGATAATCGCCCCGTGCCCCAACCCCATCGCCCGCTGCGCAACCCCCCCGCTTTCCATGGCGGGCTGGCGCGTTGGCAAGCCCGCGTGCGCTGGGTCATGGCGTGGTTCGTGCTGTCGCTGGGCGTGGCGGTGGCCTCGCCCATCGTGCACCCCCAGGTGGTCGAGTGGGTCTGCACCGGCGTCGGAACGGTGAAGGCCGTCGTGCATGCCGATGACGGCGTGCAGCCCGTGGGCCTGGCGCACGGGGACTGCCCGCTGTGCCTTCTTGCCGCGCCCCCGGCGCAGCCGCCGGCGGTCGCCCTGCCGGTCGTGCTGCCGCTGTCGCGCGCGGTGCAGTCCATTGCGGCCGCGCGCATCGCCGCGGCCACCGCGGCGCCGCTTCCGGCCCGCGGGCCGCCGCCGCTCTCCTGATCCGCCCTTCGATTTCGCAGCGCGGGCCAGCCCCTGCGGCAGGCCACGCGACGCGATGTTTTTCGCACCGATCAGCGGCGCCCCATGGGGCGCCACAGAGAGCCCCTTTTTATGCACCCAACCATTGCACGGCCCGTCGCGCTTGGGATGGCCCTGGCCTGGCTGCCCCTGGCCGCCACCGCCCAGGCGTCCACCCCTTTCAACCCGGCTGCCGAACGCAGTCCGGCGCTGCCTTCCGTCACCGTCACGGCGCCCGCCGTGCCAGCGGCGCAGCGCAGCTCCCGCCTCGCCACCGGCACGGCGGGATCGTCGCTGGACACGCCGTTTTCCGTCACCACCGTGCCCGCTGAACTGGTCCGCCAGCAGGGCGGCACCACCTTGCAGGACGCGCTGCGCAACGTGCCCGGCGCGCAGGCCGACTCGGGCTTCAACGGGTCGCACACGCAGTTCTTCATCCTGCGCGGCGCGGTGACCGACAGCGGCACCGGCTCCAACCGCGTGCTGCGCGACGGCGTGCGGCTGTCCAACTACCCCTACACCCCGGCGTTCGTGGAAAGCGTGGACGTGCTGCGGGGACCCGGCGCGGCCCTCGGCGTGCGCAGCGAACCGGGCGGCACCGTCAACCTCGTGACGCGCCAGCCGCAGCTGGCGAACTTCGGCAGCGCCTCGCTCGGCGCGGGCGCGCACGGCGCGCTGGAGGCATCCATCGACCTGAACCGCGTGCTGTCGGCGGAGAACGAACTGGCCGCCCGCGTGACGGCCACGCGGTCCCAGGCCAGCCAATGGCGGCATGTGGAAGACCGCCTCGACGGCATCAAGCTGGGCCTGGCGCAAAGCGATGGCAACCGCTACCACCTGCGTGCCAACGTGGAGGCCACCAACCAGACCTACCAGCCGGACTATGGACTTCCCGCGCTGGGCGGGCGGCCGGTCGCCGTGCCACGGGACCGCCAGCTCGGCGAGCCGTTCGGCGACTCGACCACCGACAACCGCATCTACGACCTGCACGGCGATATCGCCCTGTCGGCCCACACGCGCTGGTCGGCCGATTTCACGCACTTGGAGGCGCATTCGACCTCCATCAAGAACCTGCTGAACGGCTCGCCGCTGGCGGGCCAGCCCGCCGGCACCTATGCCCGGGTCTCGGCCTGGGAGCCGGGCACCGAGCGCCGCATCGACTCGTTCTCGACCGCGCTTTCCAGCACGCAGGGCACCGGCGCGGTGACGCACCAGCTGTACTTCGGGGCCGACTACTACAAGGAGGTGCTGAACCAGCCCGCGCTGTCGGTGCCGGCGTCCACCAGCCCGAGCATCAACGTGTTC
This region of Acidovorax sp. GBBC 1281 genomic DNA includes:
- a CDS encoding Crp/Fnr family transcriptional regulator; protein product: MFPSSCTPAPTKTEALAGEVLRERHQRPASVLYLDSGRVLLGVREDGQLRHQLGAVEGPCWLDAAPALLGQACMVDMVADTRVLLRRMPLEAFRSGFESLPSPARALVYDMARGYCQQTELAVSRLAQDAEARCAQWLLRHAQQDDAGTMRVTLHQRKRLIAAQLGIAPETLSRVLRHLRDHGLISGTGNVLNLPRPGALQVVAGVG
- a CDS encoding aminotransferase class V-fold PLP-dependent enzyme; the encoded protein is MNEATPLMAAPGAAAPLDLSAVSRWSAKRRDFLRVLGYGAGAATLGPLVAACGSSGAQTQAEALREQLMRDEAFWTGVQGMFVLKPEKTYMNIGTGGSMPKLVLETFDAENRKKAADSGSGYGNLLDLRKQVAPGFGVDADELAFSANTSSGMCHAILGLDWQRGDVVVTTNHEHGGGDTPLKIATDRYGIEVSRIALPVGNNQTAATYVNLFDERIRALKAQGKRVRAMMWSSPTYKTGTMLPIAELMAVVKAHELISIVDGAHLPGMMAYNYAELGMDFMSGAGHKWQCGPGSTGILVVRNKMRASNPLPLPRWFPVHTSSYAAKDRTTNGTETYDIAATITSCGSLHTPMFMALAQACAQWDGIGRKKIETYDLTLSSYLKEKIAERWGVDALYSPKDDPKLLSALTSFNPFPNKDDVMNAQKSTAFVARMLSEYPQGFVIRNADFPVIGAPANHYGVRISTHLWHDARDIDLLVDAMWDLPRKI
- a CDS encoding porin, whose translation is MKKNWIALGAALLCSAGAQAQSSVQLTGLADVFAGSIKMAGDAGRKSVVDSGGLTTSWFGFKGTEDLGGGLKANFQLTSFIKVDNGSQGRFANDTFFSRDANVSLSGDFGSVMLGRWMAPNFLPSVVGNPFGDSFTFSPLILHMNVPLFNGTGWGATTPSDTGWSNQIVYSTPKFGGFSANIQYQFGEQPGDNGKKNFGANFFYFGGPVTLTGFYERDQISNPAVPNAYLGTKKTDWMLLGAYDFGLVKPFVSYGEAKADNTTNKAKTVQLGASVPVGPAGKVLVEWVKTEMTQTDIDRKTFTLGYDHFLSKRTDVYAMLMNDRITAQTKGNSFGVGIRHRF
- a CDS encoding sensor domain-containing diguanylate cyclase, which gives rise to MTPPSHEALEAERDAAGDTPGWLLPGRLVQRLMLVAVLAVVFAGAMAAWTVSRAAGEEAMRRLVSQQTDEVEVVARLLASKIEQSQKVLSTVAEGIQPVMLDSPSSLGWLLQQGLPAVRFFDAMQVVRQDGTVAINLQYGRLDSGSSLDPAERDSLRRTMLEGKPLVSGLIGGRPSEARVMFTIPLHRDEGTVVGAVSGVLRLQSQGLLPPSMSLPARKDSRLIVFTRDGTILSHPDPARVMGSVRDEAGLSQVFARSGDRDQPVMGRGFTERLPGHVVSLAGMPMTQWTVARVNDAQALLAPLEGAQRRAAWLAAALIGAAALLAVACMAWLAQPLARLCHRAAHLGARAPGAHEDMPWPQGAGEVDGLVAACRGLLDERTGTQSQMGLLRGQLQSILDHAPTGIIITRGENLQVVSLQAGRMLGYEPAQLQGRLARVLYVSDAEYEHLKRRVRAEFSAHGTFDGDVCFLRQDGSAVWARVLGRSVRNASGDAGTVWMLEDLTAAREARRREDWAGGLDALTQLANRDAFSQRLHALLADRAARPDTVQARPGEEAGEGVVLFLDLDHFTVVNAIAGHDAGDDVLRHVGRLIETQVRSVGWAARLGGDEFAVVLPGCPLGRGLAIAEQLCAAVRAWEPSYQGRSYTLGVSIGLVPLDSSVYDVTAVLHAADMACYEAKRAGRDRVEVRSVRGGRSQVRAA